The DNA segment ACAGCCCACTGGGTGTGGAAAAAGTGTTTGGCTGGATAAATGTTCAGTGCCACAGTCAGCCCCGCCCAAACCATATTGTGCATTTGAAGGCCAACGGGCTCCATGGCAGAGGGAGAGCTTGAACACAGGAAGAATattgcacatttactcagaggcAAGTGATCTGAATTTGCCAGCACCAGGACATTTACATTCAGGGCTCTGTTTTCCCCATCGTTCCTCTGCTCTCAAGAGGCTCCAGTACAAGAAGGACAGCAGAAGTAACCGTGTATTTGGCTTTGGTGCTGGAGTCGTGCTAGTCGTACATTCTTCATCACAGCAGCAGCACTTATCACTCTGCCCCACAATTAACACCCAAAATAAATTGGGTCACATTAAAATGCTTCTGTTCCACTGCTACCTGGAAAGGCTTTGGAGGATGCAGCATTTCTGAAAAATGACAGACAATTCCCTCTATGACAAGTCAAACTGACACAGGCAGCTGTGTTTAGTAAGGGCTAGAGGCTCCATTGACACAACTGCCAAAGTCATGGGCTTGTTCAAGAAAGATTACAGTCAAGACCCCACCCTTACTATGTTTCAGGATCCTTCACCTCACATCTTAAGCCAGCCCACAGAAGAGAACATAGATGACAGTACATGCATAATATCAGGACATACAGGAACTTTGCTAGAGCACTCCAAACCTTGAAGTGCCATTGGAAATTAAGGAATTGTTTGGCACTGATGTCTGGTGCAAGAACTCTTTCCAATGCAGAGGTGGTACATCTTAATGACCCCACTCAATACAGCCAATCCTTTATGGAGGTTGAACTCCAGCAACATACTTTCTTCCTTGGTTGATGCAACAGGAATCCTTCCCTAGTCTCAAGCTTATGTATTTAGCAAAAGACCTTTTACTGGACCTAGACATGGGACTTCTGTACTGTTCAGACAGACACAGCCCATGTCCTCCCATGCAGGTTTTTTGGCATGCTGGTTTTTGCTCTTTCAAGTCAAAATTCAGACCACAACACAGCCTTGTTTCCTTTGTCCACACTGACCACATAGGCTCCAGATGGTGACCATGCTACAGCATTGATTGAGTTGCTGAAATGAAGCAAGAAATTGTTTATTAGATTCTAGAAGTCTAGATTAACTACAGAAATGCTATTCACTTGCTCCTTGAGCCATGCAACTTTGCTAAACAATTATGCCTTTCATTAACTTTTCAAGGTATACCAGTGACACACtgaattacagcacaatcctaaccacgtctactcatgaactcaatggggcttactttcaggtaagcagggttaggactgcagccttaataacTTAGCCAGTCACTGAGGGAGTATATGACTTCACTCACAGGTTATTTCTATATGGCAATTGCCGCCACCACACAAGACCTCTGGCATTTTTATGGTATCATCTTGGCTCACCTGTGATGCTTGGAGAGTACCCTCTCCACTTTTCCGGTAAGCACATTCCAAATATAGAGTGACCCTTCTGCTGAGCCAGCCACCACATAATTCCCATCAGGGCTGAAAAATCATGTATGTGGTAAAGGGAGAGAGCAGAAAAAGATGAATTTTACTTCAAGACTTATTTACCTTTTGTCAAGATACTGACCTCCATAACTAATTTATACTGTGctcataattatttattttatttgtttattctatttctatgccgccttttggccaaaggccctcaaggcggctcacaaaaaaaataaaataaatacaaatacaaaatacacatcagaaaagaatacagtgcacaaaaattcaaacaaaatatTAACAGCGTTTAAAAAACAAGGTAATGTAAAATCACTATGAAATTCTGCCCAAAGCCTCCTAGAAAGTGCAGCACAGacacagtatttttattatttgatttatatcccacacttcctcccagtaggagcccagagtggcagagcGACCCATATCCATTTAAAGCTAGGGCTTTCAAGTTATGAGCTAAACACTCTTTTCAGACCCTGGAGAGAATCTGATCCAAATCCAGAAAGGACATAGTAATGGTTTCAATGAAACTGCAGTACTCAAGGGTGTCAAACACAGGCGACAAGGGTTCAAACATGGGGTTTAACACCTACTCTAAAAACTAAAGCCTATGGCCATTCtacctgaacacgcccaatctcatctgatttcgaaagctaagcagagtcaggcttggttagtacttggatgcgAAACCACCTGGGactaccgggtgccgtaggcttagaggaaggcaacagtaaaccacctcggaatacctcttactatgaaaaccctatgaatatatatatatataaaaagattcatagggtcgccataagttgtattcaacaggaaggcatataacaacctgggctcctgctgggaagggcgggatataaatgaaataataataacaactaaAAATGAAGACAACTATGTTACAATTATTTGACAATGTATCTGCTATTTCCAAATTCCATTCTGCAATATGAATACAGTAAAAGAGCTGCTTGTCCAACCAGGGGACAAGGTGTCATAAAAGAATAGAGATCTCCCTGGAATGGTGGCAATACAGACAAGAGTTGGTGCTACATTACTTTCTTCTTGTCTAGAGGACTATAAAAACTGTGCTCCAACGCAAAGCAACAATTAGCAGCACTGCAAGTTAGTTATGGGCTATAATTCACAACGTTTTCAGGAAAGCTAGTCCTCTGTAAGGAGGTACTCAAAATATCTTCTGTCTAATTAGTGGAAACAAAATGTGCTTCCATCTAGAGCTTCATACCAGCATAGAACCTCTAATCTATCTCAAAAGGGAAGTACAAAGTCCACCCCTCCACTTTTGTTATTAAGTACCCACTGATCAGATGTTTCTCTATGTGGAACCTGTCTTCCAGTCCCACCAGGCATCCtgtgcaaaaaaataataatagatcaTATCCATACAAGGAAGCTAAAGATCTGAAGCTAATGCTGGATCTTTTAATTCTTAAGACTCAAAAGTTCTTGTGGAATCCTGGTTAGTCTGTCATGAAATTTGGCAATATTTTCAATAAGGAGAATTACCTACGGCCTTGAAAGTGCATAAAAATCGGAAATTTATCACACCCCTCTCAAGTGCCCTATGGTCTAACCAACTCAGCTTCTTACCTGAATACAGCTCTGGTCCAATCAGAACCACATTTAAACCCTAGGGCACTGGAGGAAGAAAAACAAGTACAAAAATGGTTCAATAAAAATGTGTCCTTCAAATATTAATTCCACAACAGCTATAAAACCACTGACATTTCATCTCTACAGATCCAAAGATTAATAAGCCAATAACAAGAAGTTTTCCTCACAGTACCCTCTTTCATCAAGTACGTGAACCTGGTCCCCCACACCACTGGATTTAATAAAGAACAGGTTTGTGTATTAGTATGAGATGGGCAATCAAAGCAGAGATTTTCCAGGTCCAAACTAGCCTACTAGCTTTGCCAGATGTCATCAGGGCAAACCCTACAGTCCTAGTCTCAACACTACACAAATAGCAGACTTATAACTCTACAACCCACTTGTAGAATGGTACTCACCTGAAAGTCTGTTTGACAACATTGAGTCTGAGATCAATAATCTTCAACAGATCATCTCGCGAACAGGTGAGGAGCTCTGTTCTCTCTGGGTTTAGATCTAGAGCTGTAATCCTACCAAGCAATTCCATTTCCCGTACTACACTCTCTGTTCTAAAAACAGAAGGTGACATCAGTTAACATTTCATTAAGAGTACCTCCATCAGGTTCTTCAGCATGTGAGAATGCTAAAGCCTCACTAACAACAAACATGATTATGAATAAGGGATGGAATGGGTATCATGATTCACATAATATACACAGGACTGGAGATTCTATGCTGTACCACTTGCAGTCAGGAacagaatttatttttttaaccatTTGAGCAAGAATGTAAAGACAATCACATGTTTCTAATCTGAACGCTTgcaaagaaatattttaagtagTGATAGGTAAACTCATCTTGGTTTGATTCAGAATCAGCTCTGTATTTATGAGTTTTCttgatgaattaaaaaaaactttatttgtTTTCCAGGAGTTCTCCCTTAGCTCATGGTGTTTTCAACAGCCCTTGAAGATATCACAACTTTTTCATCCAATCCCTGACACTGATTACAGCTCATACACAACTGTGAAAAAAGCCTTAAAGACCCATTTTTAAGATTCCAGGGAACAATGCAGTCCTTGATCCATCTACATAAGGCACAGCTCAAGGAATCCCCCATGCCTTGGAAGCAGGGGAGCTTCTCTGATCACACTGTCTGATCTAAATGAACCACAGCTAAGGCAGGGTGCCCTCACTCTGTTTGTCCCCTTCTACTAGCCCATCCCCCAGCTCAAACCACAGTAACTCAAGGGACTTAAAAACTATATGGGctatattgtttgttttaaaatatattttactgATCTTAACGTATTGTAATCAGCCCTGTCATCACTTGTGATGAAGAACAAGATATAATACATATGTATTTTTGAATTTCTTATGTGCCAACTTGGCCACTTTTACTTCCCCTCCCCGCAAAATAGCTTACCTAATATCCCAAAAGCGAATTTTCTTGTCAAAATGTCCACTCATCACACATTGCTCTGTACATACTAGATCATTGCAGCTGGAGCCTGCAAATACTGTTTTTATACCTTAAAAAAGGACAGGAATAACTTCACTGAATCCATGTTCTTCTCAACAAAAATCACAGTTAAACAGTACTATCATTCATGCACCAAACAAGATTACTGGAATCCTGTAGCTTTATCAAGTTTATTCCAGTAGAAGGGTGATTGACCAGTAAGACACCAGCCCCCATAAGCCAACCCCTCTATTCCCATGCAATTGTTAAAGAAAATTAGTTCCATAGAAGTGGTGATCAATCTTACCCTGTCACAAGAATTTCAAACAGAATGGTAACCTGGCACCCTCTTGCTGGGCATTGCAGGAATACAAAAACATTGAACAACAAGAGGCATGCCAAGGAAAGCACAGCTTTGCAACTGAACATGCTCAAATTAAATACAGCCTTTGAGGACACTGGAGAGCCCTCTTGCTCAACTGCTTAAAGATTCAGTAGCTGCTATTAAGACTCCTTGCAGTGCAATATAGAAGTTAATGGATCCGACACAGCTACAGGATAAGCAGTGCTGCTTGATTTAAATCTTTGGAGAGAGCAACAGAAGGAATTGGTGGACAACTTCAGGCTAGTTAGAAGGTAAAAGCCAAAGCCAGTCTGGTATCAGAATGTGTCTTTCCCAAGCTAGCATGCTATTGAGGTTGCTGAAACCATAgccatatatatctatatctcgaCATGTAGCTGAAGTAGTTTCTGGAAGTTTTTGCTGCTCCCACAGAGAAGCAACAAGAGATACAGCTACTGGCTAAATTGGATTAATGCAGATTCTTGTAATGGCCAAATCATGCATGGATGGTAGCAGAAGTGACTGGCCTAGATATGCGTTGGCACAAGGGTACAGTTCACTAAACACATCGCAAAACAAGAGTAAATAATTACTTAGAAGAAAAAAGTATTAAGATATTATATAAGAGATAATACATATTGGTTATTCTCATTCAAAAACAGACATCACATACAGAAAAAGTCAGCAATTCAACCTAACTCAGAAAGGTGGCTAAAGTGATGGATGTTTTGTGTAAAGacaacaggcaggcaggcaaacaaaACATGTTACTAAATCAAAACATTTCAATGCAGGTATATAGCCTTGTTTAGCCTTTTAAGAGGAACTAGCATATTATATGCTCATGTCCCCTTATAGAGGCACACAGGATATTTTTCTCCTGCCACTGCTGTGGCTTCAATGTGGAGACGGATCAGAAGCCCAGGCCTATTTCAGAACTGGGTTTCATCTCTTTCCTGTTATCAGAAGAGCATCTCCATGTACTGAAAAAATTGTCAACTGATTAGCCGTTTTGAAGACTTTGGGTATCAACAAGAAGCCCAACTGTGCTTATCAGTGGATTGTGGGTTTGGCACATTACTCACTTAGGGAACTACCCACTAAACACTGTACTTGAAACACCCAGGAAACAAACTACTTTGATTCCAAGTAGGTATCAGAATCTTAATAGAGGGGTGATCAGTAGCTGTTTTATATGCTTTGAGAAGTAATCAGTCAATAGAAGTTCTGCTCTTGCCCCTTTCAGTACATGCAAGACACACACAAGAAAGGGAACCGCTACTATATACGTGGAACAGTTTCCTTACAGACTTTGCTGCGCAGGTCCCAAAGCTTGAGGGTTCTGTCGTGACTTCCAGATACAATGCGTGCATTGTCCAATAGGAATTTGGCTGACAAGACTTTTCCACTATGCCCCGTGAGTGTGTGCTAGAAAGAAATTGATATCATGTCCGTGAATACACTTTACAACAGTTGCTCTCTTCAGTCATGCCATTCAATCATTTAGCAAGAACACAACGCTGAAAGTGTTACCCAGCCTCCAATATAGACTGAGATCTAACAAATTCCTAGTTCTGTTTAAAACATCGGTTTAAGCACTGGGTTTGCTAGCCCTCAAATCAGAGGACAAAATGCTGTTTAGCTGGGTGAGACGTTGGTAGTCATGGAGGAAAGCCTATAAGCAACAATCACTAAATGGAATCTAAGTGTTCAGTGACAATATACCCCAAATATGCCACAATGATGGCGAGGATATACAACAGGGGATGGCTCTCATCACTGTAtcctgcttgtcagcttcccaGAGTTATATGGGTGGCTAACTAGCTATACCTATATCTTATCCAGCAAAGCAGTTCCGGGAATCTTAAGGACTTATTTCCAGGTTCACACAACTTAGTATTTAGTTATATGAAGCTCCTtaatactgagacagaccatggtccatctagcttattaTCCACTCCAACTAGCAGAATACACTTTCCCCAGTCCTCCTACTCTGGAACATTTTAAACTGGACCTGGGACCACCTGCATTCAAATAGTATACtcaaccattgagctatggcagaAAGAGATTAGAAAATGAAAGAGatgaacatagaatcatagaatagtaaagttgaaaggggcctataaggccatcaagtccaaccccctgctcgatgcaggaatccaaatcaaagcattctcgacagatggttgtccagctgcctcttgaatgcctccagtgttggagagcccactacctctctaggtaattggttcaattgttgtatggctctaacagttaggacgtttttcctgatgttcagttgaaatctggcttcctgcaacatgagcccattattccgtgtcctgcactctgggacaatcgagaagagacccCAGCCCTCCTCcttgtgacaacttttcatgtacttgaagagtgctatcatatctcccctcagtcttctgttcaccaggctaaacacgcccagttctttcagactctcaACATGAGATGTGCCTTCATTGCTTACTAAGACCAACTTCAAAATGCAACTGAGAAATACACATCTTTAATCTGTTGCTTTCTCAGAAGTCTGTGTCATCCTTTAGAAGTtctttaaatattaatattaaaatgcatttttaaaaaaattctgcaaagtaTATAGCTTCTTAGGAAAGCCTCCAAGAATCTATCCCAGTTTCTCTCATGCAGTTTACAAACAGTAGATGCAATCACTGCACCAGGGGTATCAGCAATCTGTATCAGTCAGGTTTACCATAAAAGCTTTTGTAGGTAACTCCATTTTGAAAGGTATCAAGTGTTGTGGTTAAAATTCTGTAGCAGACCTCTGCAAGTTTCTAGCATATTTTGCTATTTAGAAGGCTAGCGAGAAGCAGGCATATAGGTATGCTTCTGGGGGAAAAGACACTCACCCGTAATCGATGATCATCCACAGTCCAGATCCTACTGGCAAAGTCATTTGAAGCTGCTAATAAATAAGAGCCCTGTTGAAATATAATTTTAACCTTTCTTTAATAGTTTTATtcttttagaacagggatggggaacctgtggtcctccagatgttatgtggactacaccttccatcaCACCTAACCacttgccatgctggctagggctgatgagagctgtagtccaacaccagcTGTAGGGCAACTGGTTCCCTACCCCTTTTCCAGCAATGTTTTCTAGAACCACAAGCACCTGCATGGTCCTTTGAACCTAAAAATACTGCTTTCCATTATATTATTATCCCTCTGCATTATCTCATTTCAGGCTACTGCCAAATTCTGCCACTTCTTGGTCTCTCATTATTAAGTCTCTTTCTTGATCTCCTCCCCTGTTCTCTCTTTTGATATTAAGATAGTGAGTACCCTTATCATTAAGAGTCTGTACTGGCTTTCTGTACAAGCTTCTTTCCTTAGATGCAAGTCCCTCTATCCCAGTTCTCTTTACTCATCTATCATTTCCCACAGTTTTCACACTTACTGCCCCACCCTATTCCTTCTCCCATTTCTGCCTTCTCACCTTCTTTCTGCCACAACAGATAATTTGACAGCACTCTTGGGAAGAGAAAAATGTTTTGCTCCAAAAGAGGTCTCAGCTAAAAGATTGAGATCATATACCCAGATGTTGCTCCAATACCTCAAACTCCTTTAACTGTTTATGTTGGATAGCAATATCAGCCGTGTCTACCCAGTACTGTAGAGTAACACAAGTTGAATATATCTCTACTTTTCAGCAAATACTGTCCAAATCATAGCACGTCTAGAGTATGATGGATGAGAAATTGCTGGGAGCTACAATGGTAAAGAGGGCAAACCACTGGGAAAATCAGACCTTTTACTATTCATCATTGACCTCAGCAAAACATTGTTAGGCCCAGATTCCAAAAGCAGCAGATAATTATGCCAAATGCCTTAGAGTTAGTAACATTTCATACCCTGGCAAAAAAAATTAGTGTACATCATTATGTTATGTATAGAAGGCCTAACCAAGTTAAAGTAAATATACAGCAGTGCCAAAATGGCTCATAATTGTGTACCTATTTCTGGATAACTATTTCATTTTCCCAGAAGGTTTTCTTCAGTGATGTGGTTTGGGATGTGGGGTGGGAAACTGTTGCCAAAAAAACGGGGTACAACACATACTCACTGCACTATCAAACTCTATGCTTGTAATCCCTGCATTACTGCCAGAGAGGGAgcctttcagttcacatttgtctGCAGGGCAAAAAAAGAAACAAGAGTTGAGAAGCAAGAAAAAGCTTGAACCCAGGTCTATTTCATTCAGCCAAACTAAgaacaatatttatttactttggtAAATTATAACCTGCTCTTCATGAAAATCAATGCCAGAGTGGAgtacaacataaaatatattataaGACAATCTGGGGGGGAAAATCAAACCACAACAATATATCAGGTTTATCACAGCACCACAAGAGAGACAAAGTATCTCAAGTCAACATTGCAACAATAAAAAGACACAGAACTGATCTCCCAAGATTAGTGACATACAGCATTAGGTCATTTCCACCTTCTTGACCATCTGAAGCTCATTTGCAAACAAGACAAATCgctggtccatctggttcagtactgtctactctgactgatgGTGGCTCTCCAGAGCCTTGGCcggagagtctttcccagccttcatAGCCAAGAGCCTTTTAACTGGACATGTCAGAGActcaacctggaaccttctgcatccaaagtatGTGCTGCACCACTGGAATTATGAGTCCTCTCTTCTTTGAGTAGTGAGATGTTTGGGAGCAGACATTTATCATCACAGCTGAGTGAAGAGTTGAATATAGGTTGCCTACATCCAAATCCAATATTCTAAGACACTACATTAGAATAGCTCCCAAGGCTTCTCAGTTCTGCACTGTAGCTGCAGAACTAGCTAATCATTTTGAACACGTCAACTACTAAGAAGTCTTAGAAGGAAGCTCTTTTTGTCCACCAGGGATTCAAAACACGGCAAGTCTTTGCTTTTTCTTATTCTACGCCTTTAAGGGCTTACCTCCAAAAACTTCCCAGAGTTTGACTCTCCGGTCCAAGCCTCCTGTTGCCAGTAACCGAGAGCCAGGGCTGAACTGCACTGCATTCACCTCCCCATCATGAGCATCCtagtagagatggggaagaaacaatacatgaacagtTATATAGATGTTGTgttatgttacggtttatttctaggccaccttttggccaaaaaggcccccaaggcagcttacacacaaatagaaaaacacaaatacaaaatataaataaaaacaatacaatttacaaaaaatcaagctaacaaaatcctagcatttctaaaaagtaaCATCAGGAGAGTCCAGATTTGTCAGCATGTGGAAGCTTGAAGCATGAACCACACTCACACAACACTAAACGGATCATGTATCAGATCTGTCAGAACTGTTAGTTTTCCATTTGATTTCAAATACAAGAAACCAAACTCACATGACAACCAGTTCTCTAAAATAAAAATCTCCAGAACAATGGCTCTGGGGTTTTTAGTCTCCCAAACGTTTCTCTCTAGCTGAGCCAGTGGGATAAAAGACTATCTCTTATTTTGaaattatatataattttaaGAAAGGGAAGGATAGAGGAAAGCAGGGGATGTGCTGTGGTTTTTAAGACTGTGCACTGTGGTTACAAAGTTACTAAAGGAATGATAAAAAATTGAGATATGACACATATGTCATTACTTGTTAAACCAGATAACATGTTAACTTGTGTTACTGCTGCCCAAACATTCACTGCAAAATACTGGAAGAATGATAAAGGTCTACATACTGAAAAGCGTTCAAGAAAAATATGGCACTATGCTGTATATCACAGTGATGGTAGATAAGCTTTTGTCCCCAGAATGTTGTGTTGTTTATTGAGTACAAAACACCAAACAGGTTTTAAAGacagcattttttatttttaaaaaaaatccctaaacCAGATTTGCTTAATATTGTTGTGTATATTGTTGGCAATGAAGATCTACCATATTGTTTGAGGATCCTAAACACCTAAACTGCAGAATCTTCTTTATGCATTGTATTTTCTTTCTTCgttttatctgaaggaacgcctccagcatcaccaatcatgccgcctgacaagatcagccacacaagaccttctctcagtcccaccagttaaagtagctaggctggtgcggaccagagagagggcatttttgatcgtggctcccaccctctggaattccctcccattcaatcttcgccatgccccctccctgtcaagtttccgccggaccttgaaaacctggctgttcaggcaggcctatgggatttctggggtgggttagtcttttaattgttgttaCTAACTGGTGTTTAAATTAATTATCGATTACGGTCCTTTCTTggtgtttatattgtattttattgtattgtacgtcacctagagtggtcgttcatttggccagataggcaactcaaaaataaaattttattattattattatttattattcttacCATTAACTGAATTAGTTCTAGATGCCTGTCATTTTAGTGACTTGACATCTTTTCTAAACAGATGAAACCATTAAAAAGTGCAATTAATGTAGGAAAATTGGTCTTTTAAACAGAATGAACTTCCTTTTGCACCATTCACAATTATGAGGTCTCAGCTTGAAAACTAAAGATCATGCACATTATGACACATCCCAAAACTAGCAGCTCCTTGACTATTTATGTTGGATGACAGTCAGTGCCAAGCCCCTTACAC comes from the Rhineura floridana isolate rRhiFlo1 chromosome 7, rRhiFlo1.hap2, whole genome shotgun sequence genome and includes:
- the LOC133389212 gene encoding autophagy-related protein 16-1-like isoform X1, which codes for MILSSRDDDIEVLTDETSDPTDETSPVRAVTRTASKRHSQPAGGLLDSITNIFGLSESPLLGHHSSDTARRRSLSSCPVPQDNTDVHPGGSKEVRVPTTAACVFDAHDGEVNAVQFSPGSRLLATGGLDRRVKLWEVFGDKCELKGSLSGSNAGITSIEFDSAGSYLLAASNDFASRIWTVDDHRLRHTLTGHSGKVLSAKFLLDNARIVSGSHDRTLKLWDLRSKVCIKTVFAGSSCNDLVCTEQCVMSGHFDKKIRFWDIRTESVVREMELLGRITALDLNPERTELLTCSRDDLLKIIDLRLNVVKQTFSALGFKCGSDWTRAVFSPDGNYVVAGSAEGSLYIWNVLTGKVERVLSKHHSNSINAVAWSPSGAYVVSVDKGNKAVLWSEF
- the LOC133389212 gene encoding autophagy-related protein 16-1-like isoform X2, translating into MILSSRDDDIEVLTDETSDPTDETSPVRAVTRTASKRHSQPAGGLLDSITNIFGRRSLSSCPVPQDNTDVHPGGSKEVRVPTTAACVFDAHDGEVNAVQFSPGSRLLATGGLDRRVKLWEVFGDKCELKGSLSGSNAGITSIEFDSAGSYLLAASNDFASRIWTVDDHRLRHTLTGHSGKVLSAKFLLDNARIVSGSHDRTLKLWDLRSKVCIKTVFAGSSCNDLVCTEQCVMSGHFDKKIRFWDIRTESVVREMELLGRITALDLNPERTELLTCSRDDLLKIIDLRLNVVKQTFSALGFKCGSDWTRAVFSPDGNYVVAGSAEGSLYIWNVLTGKVERVLSKHHSNSINAVAWSPSGAYVVSVDKGNKAVLWSEF
- the LOC133389212 gene encoding autophagy-related protein 16-1-like isoform X3, with product MILSSRDDDIEVLTDETSDPTDETSPVRAVTRTARRRSLSSCPVPQDNTDVHPGGSKEVRVPTTAACVFDAHDGEVNAVQFSPGSRLLATGGLDRRVKLWEVFGDKCELKGSLSGSNAGITSIEFDSAGSYLLAASNDFASRIWTVDDHRLRHTLTGHSGKVLSAKFLLDNARIVSGSHDRTLKLWDLRSKVCIKTVFAGSSCNDLVCTEQCVMSGHFDKKIRFWDIRTESVVREMELLGRITALDLNPERTELLTCSRDDLLKIIDLRLNVVKQTFSALGFKCGSDWTRAVFSPDGNYVVAGSAEGSLYIWNVLTGKVERVLSKHHSNSINAVAWSPSGAYVVSVDKGNKAVLWSEF